CAGCACCTCCCGCACCGTCTCCTGCAGCCCCTTGAAGATCCCGGCCACATCGACCTCTTCCCCGTCCTCGATCCGCCTGGAAAGCATCGTCTTGGGAAAGAGCAGCAGCGTCGTCTGCTTGTAGCGGATCGCAGGGTCCCGGCCGTACTCGTCCTCGACCATCCACCAGTCGAAGTTCGCCTGCGTGCCGACGAACACCTTGCCGAAGGCCAGCCCGAGCGCCTGCAACGAATACGTGGCCTCGGGCTCGACGATCTTCGAATCGATGACCTTCTGCAAGGCGGCCAAGTCGGCCATCGTGCCGGACAAGGCCGCACCCGTTGCCTCGGACACCAGTTCGGCCGCATGCATCAGCTGGTGCGCGATGGCGCGGAGGTCGTCCTTGGTGGG
This region of Variovorax sp. RKNM96 genomic DNA includes:
- a CDS encoding DUF3806 domain-containing protein, whose protein sequence is MEQKIEAPTKDDLRAIAHQLMHAAELVSEATGAALSGTMADLAALQKVIDSKIVEPEATYSLQALGLAFGKVFVGTQANFDWWMVEDEYGRDPAIRYKQTTLLLFPKTMLSRRIEDGEEVDVAGIFKGLQETVREVLAEHYPGA